A genomic stretch from Gemmatimonadota bacterium includes:
- a CDS encoding amidohydrolase: MPNKWMQKLDRAIDAQRKKIVRIRRDLHMYPEPSGREVETTRYLVKLLQQTGCHVQTGPRGCGVIADNTLEKTRIGMRADIDALRIQDTKNVPYRSRVPGVMHACGHDGHTATVLGAVLGLLECDRILPWPVHWRAIFQPAEETNRGAKDMIAFGALKNVCGLLSLHLDPSRPAGTVGTRKGVLTANCAEIEICIQGRGGHAARPRETRDPIVAAAQVITALYQSLPRNVDAHDPIVISIGHISAGENPNVIPGQALLRGTLRTLSDRSQAHAMDHILKIANGIANLTDTEIDVRFLTGPSSVNNDPILTELIRQNAVNLLGQTRVQTIAKPSMGGEDFANYLDHVPGSLFRLGCMPARGSAPPLHAPDFDIDERALIIGAKILARSVVNYFDPSRKKNGDCHDPT; the protein is encoded by the coding sequence ATGCCCAACAAATGGATGCAAAAACTCGACCGTGCCATTGACGCTCAACGCAAAAAAATTGTACGCATCCGCCGCGATCTGCACATGTATCCCGAACCCAGCGGTCGCGAAGTGGAAACCACGCGCTATCTCGTCAAATTATTACAACAGACCGGATGCCATGTACAGACAGGTCCCAGAGGTTGTGGCGTTATAGCCGACAATACATTGGAAAAAACGCGTATAGGCATGCGAGCCGATATCGACGCACTTCGCATACAAGATACCAAAAACGTGCCCTACCGCAGCCGCGTACCAGGCGTGATGCACGCCTGCGGACACGATGGTCATACAGCCACCGTGCTCGGTGCTGTTCTGGGCCTTCTGGAATGCGACCGGATATTGCCGTGGCCTGTACACTGGCGCGCCATCTTTCAACCTGCTGAAGAAACCAACCGGGGTGCCAAAGACATGATTGCCTTTGGTGCCCTCAAAAACGTCTGTGGCCTGCTCAGTCTTCACCTCGACCCCTCGCGTCCAGCAGGCACAGTGGGCACGCGCAAGGGCGTACTCACAGCCAATTGTGCCGAAATAGAAATTTGCATCCAGGGCCGGGGCGGACATGCCGCACGCCCCCGGGAAACGCGAGACCCCATCGTCGCTGCCGCCCAGGTCATCACTGCACTCTATCAATCATTGCCTCGCAATGTAGATGCCCACGACCCGATTGTCATATCAATTGGGCATATCTCTGCGGGCGAAAATCCCAACGTCATACCCGGCCAGGCTCTGCTTCGCGGCACCCTTCGCACCCTCAGTGACAGATCTCAAGCCCATGCTATGGATCACATCCTCAAAATTGCCAATGGCATAGCCAATCTCACCGATACGGAAATCGATGTTCGCTTTCTCACCGGTCCCTCATCGGTCAATAACGACCCCATACTCACCGAACTGATCCGCCAAAATGCCGTCAATTTATTGGGCCAAACACGTGTTCAGACCATTGCCAAACCGAGCATGGGGGGCGAAGACTTTGCCAATTATCTCGACCATGTGCCCGGCAGCCTGTTTCGACTGGGGTGCATGCCCGCCCGGGGCAGTGCTCCGCCCTTGCATGCACCCGACTTCGACATTGATGAACGCGCCCTGATCATAGGCGCCAAAATACTCGCACGCAGCGTCGTCAACTATTTCGATCCGTCGCGAAAAAAGAATGGAGATTGCCATGACCCGACTTGA
- a CDS encoding YbdK family carboxylate-amine ligase yields MTRLEFNPSTQPTLGVEIELALVDANTMALCSKNAAILNRIPGEYADKIKPELMQCYVEINTDICESVSHVEADLKPKLQTLSSVAAAEKVQLYWSGTHPFSTWREQKITPNDRYRGLVNLLQDTARQLVTFGLHVHVGVNSGDKAIMICDRILRYLPVLLALSCNSPFWEGRVTGLHSWRSKVMEGLPTAGLPPLMRNWSEYVWLINHLIDTGYIESIREIWWDVRPHHAFGTVEVRICDIPGTLEDTLGLVALVQCLICNLSDEIDRGIYQHDSHPMLIRQNKWHASRYGIEAQLVDSTSHNLKSVPQITEELVEKLLPMAEQLNCVPYLKHVLDMAHQPTWAQRQMDLLALTGDPAEVVRRLINDPSS; encoded by the coding sequence ATGACCCGACTTGAATTTAATCCCAGTACGCAACCCACCCTCGGCGTGGAAATAGAACTGGCTCTGGTCGATGCCAATACCATGGCTTTGTGCAGCAAAAATGCCGCGATCCTCAATCGCATTCCCGGCGAATATGCCGACAAAATCAAGCCCGAATTGATGCAGTGCTATGTTGAAATCAACACCGATATATGTGAAAGTGTCAGCCATGTAGAAGCCGATCTCAAGCCAAAACTCCAGACGCTATCCAGCGTAGCAGCCGCCGAGAAAGTCCAGCTCTACTGGTCGGGCACACACCCATTTTCCACCTGGCGCGAACAAAAAATCACACCCAATGACCGATACAGGGGCCTCGTCAACCTTCTCCAGGACACCGCCCGACAACTGGTCACATTTGGCCTCCACGTACACGTGGGCGTCAACAGCGGCGACAAAGCCATAATGATCTGCGACCGAATACTGCGCTATTTGCCCGTCTTGCTGGCGCTTTCTTGCAACAGCCCATTCTGGGAGGGTCGGGTCACGGGCTTGCACTCGTGGCGATCAAAAGTAATGGAGGGCCTCCCCACTGCTGGGCTGCCCCCCTTAATGCGCAACTGGAGTGAATACGTCTGGCTGATCAACCACCTCATCGACACCGGCTATATCGAATCCATCCGCGAAATCTGGTGGGACGTGCGTCCCCACCACGCATTTGGCACCGTTGAAGTCCGCATTTGCGACATTCCCGGCACTCTCGAAGACACATTGGGATTGGTCGCACTCGTACAGTGTTTAATTTGCAACCTGTCCGACGAAATCGACCGGGGAATCTATCAACACGACAGCCACCCCATGCTCATCCGCCAAAACAAATGGCACGCCTCGCGATACGGCATCGAAGCACAACTGGTCGATTCCACCTCTCACAACCTCAAATCCGTCCCCCAAATAACCGAAGAACTCGTCGAAAAACTGCTCCCCATGGCCGAACAACTCAATTGCGTACCCTATCTCAAACACGTCCTCGACATGGCTCACCAACCCACCTGGGCGCAACGGCAAATGGACCTCCTTGCCCTCACTGGCGACCCCGCAGAAGTCGTCCGCCGTCTGATTAACGATCCATCTTCTTGA
- a CDS encoding ankyrin repeat domain-containing protein has translation MSQNNSAIAPELVNQFVQDAHGDFDSVKKLLEKEPALVNSSWDWGGGDWETGLGAAAHMGRKDIAEFLLNKGARIDLFAAAMLGKLEIVQAVVNDNPAVVNEKGPHGIALMIHAKKGGKEAAEVVKFLQSVGNSVKKMDR, from the coding sequence ATGTCACAAAATAATTCTGCTATTGCACCAGAACTCGTCAACCAATTTGTCCAAGATGCGCACGGCGACTTCGACAGTGTAAAAAAGCTGCTTGAGAAAGAACCGGCACTCGTCAATTCTTCCTGGGATTGGGGAGGCGGCGACTGGGAAACAGGACTGGGCGCGGCAGCACACATGGGTCGCAAGGACATTGCCGAGTTTTTGCTGAACAAGGGCGCGCGTATCGATTTGTTTGCGGCGGCCATGCTGGGCAAGCTCGAAATCGTACAGGCGGTGGTGAACGACAATCCAGCGGTTGTAAATGAAAAGGGGCCACACGGGATTGCGCTGATGATCCATGCCAAAAAGGGAGGCAAGGAAGCCGCAGAAGTTGTGAAGTTTCTGCAGTCTGTTGGCAATTCGGTCAAGAAGATGGATCGTTAA